The following nucleotide sequence is from Peribacillus sp. ACCC06369.
TTCGTAGTATTTCCTATATTGATGATATACGGGGCATGGACTACGATATCACTGATTCCATTCTCTTCCATATGCAGTCTTCCGGCTTCGATATTTAAATCCTCGATTTTTTTACGTCTTGTATTTTGAGGGGCCCCCGTATAGATCATGAATGTGTTGGAGCCATATGAAGCCGCTTCTTGACTCGCAGCAAGAAGCATATTTTTCCCGCTCATTGAAACATGCGATCCAATCTTCAGCATCTGATTTCTCCCTTATTTCTTTCTCTGTATACGACGTTCACGTTTTTTAAAGTTTTCCACATCACGTTGAATTTTCTTCTTGTAACCTGGCTTGACTTTAGTTGGCTTCTTGACGTGCCTGCTCGCTTTAACATCGATATCAGATTTTTGTTTTTTACGGTTTTTACGTTTATTACGTTCATCGATATCAACCCAATCACCGTTTTGGATATCGGCATCACGGAATTCAATGCCCATTTTTTCAAGGCGGTTCAATGAATCTTCATCGGATGTATTATAAATGGTAGTGGCAATGCCAGAATATCCTGCACGAGCCGTCCTTCCCGTCCTATGGATGTAAAAATCCAAATCTGAAGGCAATTCATAGTTTATGATATGACTTACACCTTCAATATCGATTCCACGGGAAGCCAGATCTGTAGCAACAATGAATTGATACTCCAAATCATTGATTTGCTTCATCATTTTTTTACGCTCACGAGGCGTTAAATCCCCATGAATACGACCGACATTCAACCCTTTTTCGATCAAGGAATTCGCCACATGATCCGCCATTTTTTTTGTGTTCGTGAAAACAATCGCCAAATATGGATTATATCGAACGATGATATCATGAAGTAACTGCTCTCTGTTTCGGTGGCGAAGCGGTACCAGAACATGTTCAATTTTCGCAGCGGTTGCCTGCTTGGGATTCACTTGAACATACTTTGGGTTCTCCATATATTTATTCAAAAACGGCTTTAATTTTTCCGGGATGGTTGCCGAAAAGACAAGCATTTGAATTTTTTCAGCCATACGTGATGCAAATACATCGACATCTTCAAGGAATCCCATGTCTAGCATAAGGTCCGCTTCATCTACTACAAGCATTTTTGCTGTATACACTTGAAGTGCCTGAGCTTCAACCAAATCCTTGATCCGGCCTGGCGTACCGATTACCAGTTGAGGTTGTGTCTTCAATTTATCAATCATTCGCTGTTTATCAGTACCACCGATGAAACAACGGACTTGAATCTGCTCATCCTCAGGGAAATGGTCGGCAATTTTCAAAGCTTCTTTGTAGATTTGGTTCGCTAACTCACGGGTTGGTGCGGAAATAATCGCTTGAACCTCATTTTTACTAGCATCAAGCTTGTTCATAATCGGCAGCAAATAGGAATGTGTTTTTCCTGTACCTGTCTGCGACTGTCCAATTAAGCTACTTCCCTTTAAAAGCGACGGAAGCACACGCTCTTGAATTTCCGTCGGCTTATCGAACCCTAAAGTACGAACCGCATCTAGAATGTAGCTTTTCAAATTAAATCGTTCAAATTGGTTTTGTTTCATCAAAAAACTCCTTTATCCTGTCAGTCATTAGACATGTCCTGTTATTATAATAAATTTTATACAAAAAGCGCAAGCGCCTGGGTTGCTCGTGAAGAAAATAGGGATTGACCCGTAAGGCGCTCTTTTGCCTTATGTGGTCCATCATCTTTTTCACAACGAGCTGGGCGCTGAAGCTGGATTATACAAAAAGCGCAAGCGCTGAGGTTAGTTCTCTTAAGTTGGACTCTTGCAAACGAAAAGCCCCTGTCCTGGTCATAGCGTATCCCCCGCAGACATGGAGCTAAAAGACTACCGTTACCATCTTACCTTCTTTCCGGTCACTTCACAACTGCCCAGTCACTCTTTCCTCAAACCTTTTTTGTCGAGCTGCATATTTTATATAGAAGAATACACCAGCATAATAAAATAGAGGAGGTGAAACCCATGTTCCCAGATAGAAATCGTCAATTCGGACCCGGTTTTCAGCCACCCAATGGTCGAAGAATGCAACAGCTCCCTGCTCCATTCAGGCAAACACCACAAATCCCCCACCCTTATCAGCAGATGCGGCGGCCAATTATACAAAACAGACCTCAGGGGCCACAGGGACCTCAAGGTTTCCGAGGCCCTTTCACCCAACCGCAGCGCCAGGAAATGCCGCCTGCAAAGAAGGAAGGGCTATTGTCAAAGATACTTGGTAAGTCAAAACAAAAAGCTGGTTCGCCTAACTTGTTTGCTCCAGCTGGTTCCACTAACCAAAGTTCTTCAAGAAGCAGCGGAGGCGGTATCTTAGAAACACTAAAAAACCCCGATTCCCTGAACAATATGCTTTCCAATACGCAAAAGGTGCTGCAGGCAGCCGAACAATTCACCCCTATGGTGGAACAATACGGACCAGTGATCAAAAACCTGCCTTCAATGTGGAAAGTTTTCCGGAGCATATCGTCAGCCGGTGATACCGGGGACCAGGAAACTCCCGTTGAAAGCGGGCCTAATGTAGAGGCAAAAAAAAGTGAGGTAAAAAACAGTGCGGTAAAAACCGATTCGAAGAAAAAAGAAAAAGCTAAACCCATCGCCCAAGTTCGTAACAATACCAAAAGGGAAAGGTCATCCGGTCCAAAGCTTTATATTTAAAGGTATAAAAAATTTTTACCAGTAACCGAATTTATGCAAATAGGATGTTTTGTAATATCATCTATGGTCTTATATAATAGAAAGGTATAAAAAGTGAGAGTTTCTTGCCTTGAAGGAGGACACATAGATGAAAGTGATTAAAATTTCCCCGCGCGGCTATTGTTATGGCGTTGTCGATGCCATGGTCATCGCCCGAAATGCGGCTTTAGATAAAACCTTGCCACGCCCCATTTACATTTTAGGAATGATCGTGCATAACAAACATGTGACTGATGCGTTTGAAGAGGAAGGCATCATCACGTTGGACGGCAGCAACCGTAACGATATCATTGAACAGGTGGACAGCGGAACCGTCATCTTCACTGCTCACGGCGTTTCCCCTGAGATTAGGAAGATCGCTGAGAAAAAAGGGCTTGTTACGCTTGATGCAACGTGTCCCGATGTTACCGCAACTCATGACTTAATTCGGGAAAAAGAAGCGGAAGGTTATCAAATTATTTATATTGGCAAGAAAGGCCATCCGGAACCTGAGGGCGCAGTCGGAGTTGCACCCGATGTCGTACACCTGGTTCAGAAGGATGAAGATGTTGAAGCCTTGACATTGAATAGTGATAAGATCATTGTGACCAATCAAACAACGATGAGCCAATGGGATGTTTTGGATATCATGGATAAGGTTAAGGAAAAATTCCCACATGCCGAAGTCCATAAGGAAATTTGTTTAGCGACACAGGTACGCCAAGAAGCGGTTGCCCAGCAAGCAGGCGAAGCTGATGTTTTAATCGTCGTCGGAGATCCCAAGAGTAATAATTCAAACCGCCTTGCACAAGTATCCGAAGAAATTGCCAGCACGAGAGCTTATCGCATCGCTGACATTTCCGAGCTGAACCTTGAATGGCTAAAGGATGCAGAAACGGTTGCAGTCACTTCCGGGGCTTCTACACCAACTCCGATAACGAAGGAAGTTATCGCTTTTCTAGAGCAATATGAAGCAAATGATGAATTGACTTGGAATACCGAAAAGAAAACGCCATTGCATAAAATTTTACCTAAGATTAAAGTGAAAAAATGATACACACAAGAAAAGGCAGCCACTATGGCTGCCTTTTTTCGTTTTATTTAAATGAAGCGGAAGGGGTCGGTATTCAGTTGGGATGGAATGAATTCCACATCGTAATTATTTTCGCGACACATTTCTTCAAGGATTCGTGCCACGCCTTTTTTTATCACCTTTTCAACATTGTGGCCTGGGTCCACAATATTCAAGCCAATCATCATCGCGTCATGGGCTGTATGGTAATACATATCACCTGTAACATATACATCAGCACCCTTGAATTTTGCCGTCGTAAAGTATTTATTGCCGTCTCCGCCCAACACGGCCACTTTTTTTATCGGGCTTTGCAAATCTCCAACGACACGTACCTTTTCCACATCAAGTGTCCGCTTCACATGTTCAGCAAACTGTTGAAGTGTCATTTCTTCAGCAAGTACACCAATCTTGCCTAAGCCAAGTGACTCCCCTTTATTCTCCAGTTTATATATATCGTGAGCAACTTCCTCATA
It contains:
- the vrrA gene encoding VrrA/YqfQ family protein, yielding MFPDRNRQFGPGFQPPNGRRMQQLPAPFRQTPQIPHPYQQMRRPIIQNRPQGPQGPQGFRGPFTQPQRQEMPPAKKEGLLSKILGKSKQKAGSPNLFAPAGSTNQSSSRSSGGGILETLKNPDSLNNMLSNTQKVLQAAEQFTPMVEQYGPVIKNLPSMWKVFRSISSAGDTGDQETPVESGPNVEAKKSEVKNSAVKTDSKKKEKAKPIAQVRNNTKRERSSGPKLYI
- a CDS encoding 4-hydroxy-3-methylbut-2-enyl diphosphate reductase; this translates as MKVIKISPRGYCYGVVDAMVIARNAALDKTLPRPIYILGMIVHNKHVTDAFEEEGIITLDGSNRNDIIEQVDSGTVIFTAHGVSPEIRKIAEKKGLVTLDATCPDVTATHDLIREKEAEGYQIIYIGKKGHPEPEGAVGVAPDVVHLVQKDEDVEALTLNSDKIIVTNQTTMSQWDVLDIMDKVKEKFPHAEVHKEICLATQVRQEAVAQQAGEADVLIVVGDPKSNNSNRLAQVSEEIASTRAYRIADISELNLEWLKDAETVAVTSGASTPTPITKEVIAFLEQYEANDELTWNTEKKTPLHKILPKIKVKK
- a CDS encoding DEAD/DEAH box helicase: MKQNQFERFNLKSYILDAVRTLGFDKPTEIQERVLPSLLKGSSLIGQSQTGTGKTHSYLLPIMNKLDASKNEVQAIISAPTRELANQIYKEALKIADHFPEDEQIQVRCFIGGTDKQRMIDKLKTQPQLVIGTPGRIKDLVEAQALQVYTAKMLVVDEADLMLDMGFLEDVDVFASRMAEKIQMLVFSATIPEKLKPFLNKYMENPKYVQVNPKQATAAKIEHVLVPLRHRNREQLLHDIIVRYNPYLAIVFTNTKKMADHVANSLIEKGLNVGRIHGDLTPRERKKMMKQINDLEYQFIVATDLASRGIDIEGVSHIINYELPSDLDFYIHRTGRTARAGYSGIATTIYNTSDEDSLNRLEKMGIEFRDADIQNGDWVDIDERNKRKNRKKQKSDIDVKASRHVKKPTKVKPGYKKKIQRDVENFKKRERRIQRKK